One window from the genome of Gadus macrocephalus chromosome 7, ASM3116895v1 encodes:
- the cadm1a gene encoding cell adhesion molecule 1a isoform X6 gives MAITGNGSLATFLFLFLVPAALHKGAAQTPVVSQNLVTDDVWVVEGEMATISCRVKDSDDSVIQLLNPNRQTIYFRDMRPLKDARFQLVNFSENELRVSLSNVSLSDEGRYVCQLYTDPPQEAYADITVLVPPGNPIIEARDEVLREGNETEMTCTAMGSKPAATIKWMKGDKELPGKPKVELAYDKMYTVTSRLAFTVSKEDDGVPVACIVDHPAVKDFQAKKYLEVQYKPEVKIVVEFPQGLTREGENLELTCQAKGKPQPQKVNWVKVDDEFPSHAVITGGDLYIENLNKSYNGTYRCVATNTVGEAYEDYVLYVYDAPTTTPLPTTTTTSTTPASTTSAAIISHSHGPQDTEAGEEHRQC, from the exons TGGTGAGTCAGAACCTGGTGACGGACGACGTGTGGGTGGTAGAGGGCGAGATGGCCACCATCAGCTGCCGCGTCAAGGACAGCGACGACTCGGTCATCCAGCTCCTGAACCCCAACCGACAGACCATCTACTTCAGGGACATGAGAC CCCTGAAAGATGCGCGCTTCCAGCTGGTGAACTTCTCGGAGAATGAGTTGCGGGTGTCGCTGTCCAACGTGTCTCTGTCTGACGAGGGCCGCTACGTGTGCCAGCTGTACACAGACCCCCCGCAGGAAGCCTACGCCGACATCACTGTGCTGG TTCCTCCGGGTAACCCCATCATCGAGGCCCGGGATGAGGTCCTGCGCGAGGGCAACGAGACGGAGATGACGTGCACAGCCATGGGAAGCAAGCCCGCCGCCACCATCAAGTGGATGAAGGGCGACAAAgagctgccag GCAAGCCCAAAGTGGAGCTCGCCTATGACAAGATGTACACGGTAACCAGCCGGCTAGCGTTCACCGTCAGCAAGGAGGACGACGGCGTGCCTGTGGCGTGCATCGTCGATCATCCCGCGGTCAAGGACTTCCAAGCAAAAAAATACCTGGAGGTGCAAT ACAAACCTGAGGTGAAGATAGTGGTGGAGTTTCCCCAGGGCCTgacgagggagggggagaaccTGGAGCTAACCTGCCAAGCTAAAGGCAAGCCCCA gCCGCAGAAGGTGAACTGGGTGAAGGTGGACGACGAGTTCCCGTCCCACGCCGTCATCACGGGCGGCGACCTGTACATCGAGAACCTCAACAAGTCGTACAACGGAACGTACCGCTGCGTGGCCACCAACACGGTGGGCGAGGCCTACGAAGACTACGTCCTCTACGTCTACG atgcccccaccaccacccctttacccaccaccaccaccacctccaccacccccgcctccaccacctccgccgcCATCATCTCCCACTCCCACGGCCCTCAAG ATACTGAAGCCGGCGAAGAACATCGCCAATGCTAA